The Gloeobacter morelensis MG652769 genome contains the following window.
CCGCCTGGGCCAGGTAGTTACGGTCGAGGCTATTTTTGGCGCCGCTGTTGATGCCGTAGAAAACATCGCCCACGATCGTAGAAGCCGCCCGACGGCCTTGGATCTCCTGGCGCACAATGTCCCAATCGACGGCAATATCGAGAAGGCGATGGCTGAGACCGGCGCGGGCCGCCTGCTGCAAGAAGACGCGGGTGCCCTCGTAGTAGGGTGTCCCCAGGATGTCCGCGGGCACAGGCGCGGGCTTGAGCTGAGAGCGCACCCGCGGGTAGTAGACCCGATCAAGTTCGTCGTAGTCGATGGACCCTGGAAAGGCTTGATAGAACAGTTCGCGGCGGGGTTGGTAGAGCACGGCGTTGTAGACGAGCGATCCACCGCCCACGCCGGCACCGCGGAAAGCGGCGATACCGTTGCCGACCTTGACATCAAGGATGCCCGTGTAAACATCGATTGCCGTCGGCTCAAACAGCAGGGTTGTCGGGCTAAGCCAGGCAGCCCGTCCGTCCGGCTTGCTGTAGGTGCAAAACGTATCTTGGCTCGGCGCAATCGGCCAGCGGCGGCCGCGCTCCAGCACCAGGGTGCTAAAACCGGCCTGACCCAAGCGCAGAGCTGCTACCGCCCCGCCGAACCCGCTTCCAATCACCACGGCATCGAGCGCCGCATCGGCGCGGGCCGGTTCGATCCGCGCGCCGGCCGACGCCAGCAGAGCGGCCTGCAGCAGACGGCGGCGCTTCAAGCGCATATCAATCATTGATATTCTCGGATGGTGTTTCAAATGTCTACCGGCCAATTTTGAGGACGAGCTTGCCGGTGGTGGTCCGCTGCTCGATGCGGCGGTGGGCTTCGTCGGCCGCCTCGAGGGGCAGGACGCCGCTGATCGGAACGTGCAGTTCATCCCGGGCGATCCACTCAAGCACCCGGCGCGCGGCGTCTTTGATCTTCTCGGGCGCCTGCAGGCACACCGCCAGCAGGTTGAAGCCCTGCACCCCCTTACTCGAGAGCCACAGGCCGTTAGTCGACTGGAAAGTGTCCTCGCCGTTGCCGGCGTTGCCCAGAACGATAAGCTGACCCAGCACGCTCAACACTTCAAGGCTCTCATCGCGCAGGTTGCCGCCAACCGGATCGACGACGATCTGCACCCCGGCGCCACCCGTGGCCGCGATCACCGCCTCACGGTAGTGCTCGCGCAAAAACACGCGGTCGTAACCGTGCGCTTGGGCGTAAGCGATCTTGTCGGGGCTGCCGACGGTGCCGAGCACCTGGCCGGCTCCGAGCCGGCGGGCGACTTGGCCGAGGGCGCTGCCGAGTCCCCCGGCCGCCGCATGCACCAGCACCGCATCGCCGGGGGTAAATCGAGCGGCGGCCGACAGCACCAGATAGGCCGTGATCATGGTGCAGGGGAAGGCGGCGGCGGCGGCGAGATCGACGGGCCTTGCGAGCGTATCGAGAGCGAAGGTGAGGGCGGCGGGGGAGCGCACCACCTCCGCATAACCGCCCTGGCCGACGATGGTGAGCGCGGCGACCGGTTGGCCGACCTGCAGGTCCGTCACCCCCTCGCCGACAGCCCGAATGTGTCCTGCCACCTCGATGCCCGGTACAAAGGGCAACGGCACAGCGACGAACCCGCGCCGGAACATCAGTTCGAGATAATTGACTCCAGCGTACTCGACATCGATGGTGACTTCGCCGACTTCAGGCTGGGGGTCGGGCATCTGACAGGCGGCGAGATTCTCCGGTCCGCCGAAACTTTTGATCGCGACTGCACGCATAAACAAGACTCCATTGCTCGGATAAACGGTGGAAGCGTCGGCGATTGTCAGTCCCGGCCCCGGACAGGCGCCGGGCCAATGCGGTCGACAGAGGCTTTTTGAAAGCGGCCGGACAGCACGTCGCTGGCTGGGTCGGTCTGGATGAAAAGAATTTCCTTGCCGAGGCTCACCAGCACAAAGTTGAGCTGCCGCACCGCGCCGGAGGACGTGGTAGTCACAGACATCACCCCCGTACAGTCCGGGTTGATCGTGTACGCGATGGTGGCGGTCCGCTCGGCCACACTGCCCACCGCGTTCGCCGTCTCCGTCAAAGAGCCCCCGCCCCGCCCGTCGAAGTCGGCCGCCCCGACGCTAAGAAGCGGTGTGATTACCGCTCCGGCGCTCGGCGGGCTGACCTGTGGATTGGAGCCCCCGGCTGCAAAAGCGTATTCTCCCCGCAGGCTGCCAGGGGTGCAGCTGCCGCCCGGCCGGGTGGTGGCGGGCATCCACAGCTTTTTGAAGGTGGCGGCTACCACGGGCGAGGTCGGAACCTTCTGCACCAGCAGCACTTCGTTGCCGTAGGCGGTAACGGCAATGCTGTAGGTATTGGTCGTGCCGGTCAAGGTACTGGTGGCGATCATCTCGCCGCTGCAGTCCGGGTTGATCTGATAGGTGCCTGTAAAAGAAGTGTCGAGCGCCTCGCCGTTGACGTTCAGCTTTTCGGTCATCAAGGTGAGATTGCCCTTACCGTCGAAATGGCTAATGCCGACGCCCACCAGAGGACCAAGAAACGGAATCGGCGAGGGCGGATCGGTAGGCACGCCCGTACCGTTCACGATAAAGCCGTAGTCGCCTTGGACCGCGGTAAGGCTGCAGGCAGGTCTGGCCTGCAAGGCCCGCGGGGCAAAGCTGCCCAGTCCGAGCGCGATACTGGCCGTCAGTCCCCAGATCGAAAGACAACGCATAGTCGGTAGCCTCCTATTGATGGATATTGGGTGGAATGCTTTGCTTGGCCTGCAGGCGGGCGGGCCACAGACCGAAGGCGAGCAGCCGCGTCGGCAGTTCCCGCAGCCCGGGCAGGCGCAGCAGCCGCCGCAGCAGGGTCGGTTTGGGCGGAATGCCTTCGTTGGCGGCTGTGGCCAACAGCTGGTCCTGGATCATCGCCTGGTAGTACTGGCTAATGCGGGTGGGCAGTTCCCGGCGGCGCTGGACAGCAGCCAGGTGGCTCACCCCGACGCGCCCGCTGCGCAGAGGCCCCGCCAGGACATTGGCCGCAGCGACCGCGTCCTGGATCGCGTAACTGATGCCCACCCCACCGAAAGGCGACATCACGTGGGCCGCATCGCCAATCAGCAACAGCCCCGGGCGGTACCAGCGGCGGACGTAGCCCGATTCGACCGACAGCAGCGACGCCTGCGACCAGTCCTTGAGCAACCCCACCCGGTCGGCCAGTTCCGGCACCAGCGTCGTCACCGACCGGTGCAACCCCTCGATGCCCTGGGCGCGCAGTTTCTGGTAGGTGCCCTTGCGGATGATATAGCTGATTTGCCAGACATCGGAGCGATCGGCCTGGCCCATGACCGCCCCCTGACCGACCCGGTAGAGGACCCCCTCCGGTTCGTGGGGGTAGCGCGGCAGGCGGAACCAAAGCACGTCCACCGCCTGGGAAAATTTGACCAGATCGATGCCGGCCATCTGGCGGGTGCGGGAGGTGCGTCCGTCCGCACCGACCGTCAGGGCGCAGCGGGCCTCCTGCGGTCCGTCCGGGCCATTGAAGACCACACCGCGGATTTCGCCCTCCTCCTCGATGAGCCGCTGCACGCTGGTGGCCATGAAGACTCGGAAGTTCGCGTAGCGCTTCGCCTCGGCGACCATGAAGTTCAAAAAGTCCTTCTGGGCGACCATGGTCATGTAATTGTGGTGGGTCGGCAAGCGGCTGAAATCAGCCACCCGGGCCGCCCCCGCGGCGCTGACCATGGTGAGGGTTTTGAGCTTGCTGTGTTTGTGCTCCAAGAGGCGCTCGGTCAATCGGAGATCGTCCATCAACTCCATGACCACGGCGTGCAGCGAGTCGCCCCGAAAATCGCGGTCGAAGTCTTTTTGCGCTTCGAAGAGGATCACCGAGACCCCCTGGCGGGCCAACAGCAAAGAGAGGACGGCCCCCGCCGGTCCGCCGCCGATGATGATGCAATCCGCCTGCAAAGCGGCTTTTCCGCGTTCTGCAGCCAGGATGTTGCGGTTGTTGAATGCCATGAGAAAACCCCCCAAATATCTCTGTCTCAGGCCGCGGCCTGCCGATCGTCGATGAGCGGCAGCAAGGCCGCGAGCGAGCCGAGCCGCAGGTCGATGAGCCCCTCGTAATCGCGGTAGTCAGCCTCGTGGAAGCCCGCCGTGACGATCCAGGCCGTCTGCAGCCCGGCTAGCTTCGCGCCGCGCAGCGCGTAGGGCGAATCGTCGACCATCAGCCACCCACCCAGGTCGATGCCCAGTTCCTCGCCGACCTGCCGATAGCACAGGGGATTGGCCTTGGACAGACCGCGGGTGGAGCAAATCATGTCCCGTTCGATGCCAGGAACATGGTGCAACTGGTTAAAGGTGCCCTGGGTGGCGCTGCGCTGCGAGAGTACCTTGACTGGGATCCCCTGGCGGGCGCAGCCGGCCAGCAATGGCGCCAGCGCGTCGCCGATGCGGACTGCGGTACTGGTCTCGCGGTGCATCGCCTGCTGCACCTCGCCGATTTGACCCGGGATGGCAAAGGAGTGAAAAAACAACTCCAACAGCTCCCGGGGCGTACAGGCCGACGCCAGTTTGGCCACCGTGCGCACCGTCTGCAGCCCCACCGGCCCCTCGGCGGTGCGGCAGGCGTAGGCGTGCAGCCAGCGGATCATCAGTTCGTTGGAGTTATCTGAGATCACCCCGTCGAAATCAAGAAATAGCCCTTGGATTTTCATGGTTGTCCCTCGTCGTGACGCCATCGCAGGTCGGCTAGCCGGGCACGGCCTGGCTTTTGCGGCTGCGCAGGTGGTCGTAGCCCACCGGGTCGAAGACCCGAAACAGACAGCTCATCTCGGCCACCACCGCCTCGTTTTGCAACAGGCACAGATCGTTGTGCATCTGCAGCAGCTCACCCCGGGAGTAAACCGGATCGCGGCTGCGGGCGATCAAGAACACGGGCGCGTCCGTCTCGGCAAGCCGCAGGAAGCGGGCCTGGATCTCGTCGAGGATGAAAGCCTTGCCCATCGCCACACCGTGGTAGATGTGCGAAAGCGCCGTCACCAGCTGGCGGGCGGCTTCGATGAGATAGAGCCCCGGGACGTGGTCTTTGGGGTGTTCGTAGAAGAACGGATGCGCCAGATCCTGCACCATCTCGGCCAGCACCGTGTTTTCGTCCACCCGGCTCAAGCGCGCCAACAGCACGTTGTGGTCGTAGTCTTTATGGACCAGCTGCCGATCGATGCGCGCGATCCGCCGCGGATCGAACTCCTGCTGCCAGGCACGAAACCAAGGCATGCCCACGGCCGGGTCCAACAGCGGCAGGACAGCGGCGGCGGGAGCTTCGGCGGCCGGGGTTTGCTCCGCCAGAAACTCCGCCAGGTGCCCGAGGCCCGTGTTGTTAAAAAACAGGTTGATCGGAATATTGATCTGCAAGTCCTCCAGCACGCGCGAGCGCAGTTCTACCGCCATCAACGAATCGAGGCCCAACTGGGTGAGCGGCTGCTGCGGATCTACGGCGTTCATCGGCTGGCGCAGCACCGCGGCCAGCTTCTCGCGCAGATAACCCCCCAGGTGCACCAGGCGCTCGGCGGGCGAAGCGGCAAGCAGCGCGTCGCGCGGTGAAACTCCCGCGGATAGGTTCGCCACGCCAGGCAGATGGCCGTTGCCTGGCGTGGCGAACCCACCCGCAGCATGGCCGTTGCTCGCCTGTGTACCGTTGGTGCTTTCAAGCCAGAAGCGCTGCCATTGCCAGGGGTACGCGGGCAGGGGTACGAAGGGCAGCGGTTCCTGGGGGTACAGTAGCCGCCAATCCACGCGGCAACCCAGGGTGTACAGTTGTCCGAGGCTTGCGAGCATCGTGGCCCGCTCATCCTCGTAGCGCCGCAGCGAAGGCAGGCAGGCGCCCTGCTTCTGGCGGCGCTCCAGGCATTCGGCCAGGGCGGAGGCCAGGGCCGGGTGCGGACCGATTTCGACAAAAATGTGGTGGCCGCTCTGGATCAGCGCGTCGACCGCATCGGCAAACTGGACAGCTTCGCGCAGATTGCGGCCCCAGTATTCGGCGTCGAGGTCGCTGCCAGGGCAGATCTGGCCGGTGACCGTCGAGTAGAAGGGAATTTGCCCGGCCCGCGGCTTGAGATCGTGGAGGTGGCCGACCAGTTCCGGGCGCATCGGTTCCATTTGCGGGCAGTGGAAGGCGTAGTTGACCGGCAGCATTTTGGTGGTGACGCCCCGTTGCTGAAGCCCTTCGAGGACAGCCGCCAGGGCGTCGGCCTCGCCGGAGAGGACCGTGGTGGTGGGGCTGTTGAGGGCGGCGACGGCGAGCCGGCCCGCGTACTCGGCGATGAGCGGTTCCACCTCGGCGCGGCCCAGCCAGACGGCGGCCATCCGGCCTGCCCCGGTGGCACGCTGCATCAGTTGCGCCCGGCGAAAGACCAGCTGCAAGGCGTCCGGCAGATTCAAAGCGCCGGCCACGTAGGCGGCGGCCACTTCACCGACGCTGTGGCCGACCACCGCATCGGGGGTGACGCCCCACGAACGCCAGAGGGCGGTGAGCGCCACCTGCAGGGCAAACAGCACCGGCTGGGCAATCTCCGTTTCCTGCAGGCGCGAGTCGGTCTTCTCGGCGAGCAATTCCTGCACCAGCGACCAGTCGGCGTAGCGGCCCATCAGGCGGTCGCACTCGCCGAATACTTGCCGAAACACCGCCTCGCGCTGCCAGAGTTGCCGTCCCATCGCCCACCACTGCGGTCCCTGGCCGGTAAAGACAAAGGCAACCTTCAGCGAACGGCTGGGCACCTTGCGCCCCTGGCTGCCGCCGGGGGGGGTGACGCCCTGCAGCCAGGTTTCCAGTTGCTCGGCCAGTTCCGTCTGCGAGCGGGCGACCAGGCAGAGGCGATGGTTGTGGTGGGTGCGCCGCACACCGGCGCTGTAGCACCATTCGGCCAGGGAGTGGGCATCCGGCTTGTCCGCCAACTGCCCGCGCAAGGCTTCGGCCAGATCCCGCAGGGCCTCGGCGCTGCGGGCGGACAGGGGCAACACCTGGGGGCTGTCGTCCGCGGGCCGGTTTTCAAGGCCGCCCACCGGTGCCTCCTGCAGGACGACGTGGGCGTTGGTGCCGCCAAAGCCGAAGGAACTCACCCCCGCTCTCGCTGGTCCCTCCCGCCGCGGCCAGGGTTCGAGGTGCTCCTGCACCCTGAGGGGCAGTTGCTCGAAAGGAATGTGGGGGTTGGCCGCTTCGAAGTGCAAATTGGGCGGGATGAGCCGGTGTCGGAGGGCCAGCACCACCTTGATAAGACCGGCGATGCCCGCCGCCGCTTCGAGGTGGCCGATGTTGGTCTTCGCTGAGCCGATGCGGCAGGGTCGGTCCGCGGGACGGCCTTCGGCGAGCACCGCACCGAGGGCGAGCGCTTCGATCGGATCGCCTAGGGGGGTGCCGGTGCCGTGGGCCTCGACATAATCGATCTCGCCGGCGCGGATGCCGGCGTCCGCCAGGGCTGCGCGGATGACGGCCTGCTGGGCGTAGCCGTTGGGGGCGGTGAGGCCGTTGCTGCGACCGTCCTGGTTGGTGGCGGTGCCGCGGATGACGGCCAAAATCGGGTCACCGTCGCCCAGGGCGCGCGTCAGGGACTTGAGGACGACCACACCGCAACCTTCGCCGCGCACGTAGCCGTTCGCCCGGCTGTCGAAGGTTCGGCAGCGGCCGTCGGGGGAGAGCATGTGGGCCTTGGCCAGCGATATGCTCAGCTCCGGGGTGAGCATCAACTGGACACCGGCGGCCACCGCCAGGGTGCACTCGCCCCGGCGCAGGCTCTGGCAGGCCAGGTGCACCGCCACCAGCGACGAGGAACAGGCCGTATCGACCGCCAGGCTCGGACCGCGCAGATCGAGCAGGTAGGAAAGACGGTTGGCGGCGATGCAGTAGATGCCGCCGGTGCTCGCGTAGGCGTCGATGTCGTCGGGCTGGTTGAGATTGAGCCGGTAGTAATCGCTGTTGCAGATGCCCACAAAGACGCCGGTCTGGCTACCCGCCAGCTGCTCGAGCGGTTGACCGGCGCTTTCGAGCGCTTCGTAGGCCACCTCCAATAGCAGCCGCTGCTGGGGGTCCATGTACTGGGCTTCCCGGGCCGAGATGCCAAAAAACTGGTTGTCAAAGCGCTCGACCCCGCCCAAGAAACCGCCCCAGCGGGTGTTCATCGTCCGGGGGGCGATCGCTTGCGGGTCGTAGAAAGCATCGACGTCCCAGCGCTCGGCGGGCACCTCGGCGATCGCATCGACGCCGTCGCGCAACAGCCGCCAATACTCCGCAGGATTCGCAGCACCGGGAAAACGGCAGCCCAGGCCCACAATCGCTATCGCTTCCATCGCGGCTCTCCTTGATCAGGCTTCGGTTGGGCGGGGCTGGAAGCTTCCTCGGCGATCCGGTGGCTGAAGGACACCAGCGTCGGATAGTTCCAGAACAGCGTCGGCGACAGATGCAGATGGAGCCACTCCTCCAGTTGGGCCAGCAAAATCAGCGCCTGGGCCGAGCTGAGGCCATGGCTGGAGAAGGTTTCCTCCGGGTCGATCTCTTCGGTGGAGATTTTCAGCCGTTCGCTCAGTTTGACCTTCAGCCACTCCTGGATGAGGGCGGCGCCGACGATCGGCTTGAGGCTGGACTGGGAAGACATCGGGCTCATCGGTGTACCTCTAAAACACGACTGGGTTGGACGGGGCCGGCGACGGGCCGGTACTGGGTCCAGGCAGCAGGAAAATGCAGGCCCTGCAGGCGCATCCCTTCGAGGCGCTGCAGCAAAGCCGCTCCGCGCATCAGGTGCCAGGCCACATCCAGGACGCTGCGGTTGGCGGGTTCGGCGAGGTAGGTGTTTTTGACCCAATGGTTGAATGCACCCATCGCCGGACCGCACCAGATCTGGTAATCCGCCTCACGGCCCGGTTCACCGGCGTTGGACCAGCGCGAAGATAGACCCAGATACCAGCGAAAAACCAGCGCCATCTTGCGCTTGGGGTTGTCCGTGGCCCGCTGGATCTGCTCGGGATCGCGGCTGGCGAAATAGGCGACGGTGTCCCGCCAGATCGCCTCTAAAGGCCGGCGGAAAATTTGCTTTTCGAGCTTTTCGCGCTCGGGGCCAGGGATAGCCTCCAGCGACTCGCAGGTTCTGTACAGTTCAAAAAGCTTCTGGGCGCGGCTGGCGAACAGGGTGCCCCGCTTGAGCACCTGCAGCTTGACGCCCAGTTCGAACATGTCGGCGGCTGGGGCCATCGCCACATCGGCCAGATCGGCCTGGGCCAGCAGTTGCTTGGTGTGGCGGGAGGCCCCGGCTTCGATGCACGCCTGGTTGACCGAACCGGTGACCACGTAGGCGGCCCCCATCGCCAAGGCAGCCTGGACCGCGTGGGGGGTGCCGATCCCGCCGGCGGCACCCACCCGCACCGGCCGGGAGTAACCAAAGCGCTCCTGGATCTCGTCGCGCAGGGCGATGATGGCCGGCAGCAGGCAGACCAGCGGCCGGTTGTCGGTATGACCGCCCGAATCCGCTTCGACGGTGAGGTCGTCGCACATCGGCACCTGCTCGGCCAGTCGGGCCTGCAGTTCGCTGATCTGGCCGCTTTCGACCAGTTGTCTGAGCACAGGGTGGGGAGCGGGCTGCAAAAAGCGCGTCGCCACTTCCGGGCGGGACACCTTGGCGATGATCTTGTGGCCGATCACGATCTCGTCGCCCCGGTGGCTCAACCCGGCCGCCCGATAGCGGACGATGCTCGGGGTGAGATCCATGAACGCCGAGGCTTCGACGGTCGTCACGCCGTATTTGAGATAGAGATCGACCGCCCCCCGCTCGATCGCCGCTTCGCTGGGGCTGTGGATCAAGTTGAAGGCGTAGGGTCCCGTCGGCAGCGCCTGCTGGAGCCGCTGGATCGCCGCTTCGATGCGCTCAGGCACGAGCCCAGCCGCCCCGAACGACCCGAGCAATCGCTCGCGGCCGAGGGCAATCACCATCTCCTCCGAAGCGATGCCGTTGGCCATCGCCCCGGTGGCATAGGCATACTTGACCCCGTGATCGGCCCGGAAACGATCGTCTCCGAGTTGCTCGGGCAACAGCGGCGGCGCCTTCAAGAGCAGTTGGGCCGTGGCGGTCCTGCCGCGCCCGGTGGGAGCGGGGCCGCCGCTTTGGGCCATGCCGATGCGCTCGTCGATTTTGACGACGTACAGCGGCCGGTCCCCATCGAGCGCCAGCGCCCGCATAGCCTCTTCGTCGAAGGCGACCGACTCCAGCGGACCTTCCCAGAACTGGTAGGGATTGAAGCAGGAGCCCAAGTATTCGAGACGGTTGGATGGTGGCACGGTGCGCCTCCTTGGAGAAATAGAACAGGTGTTCGTCAGGCTGCCCATCAGCGGTCGGGGCCGGGGCCAGGTGCAACCAGCCGGCTCGCCAGCGCGATTTGCCATTGCACCAGGGCGCCAATTTGCTGAAGACCCTCCTGCCGCGCCTGCAGATGGCTGCTGTGGGCTTCAGAGAGCAAGAGCGCGTGCTCAAGCCGGGGCCGGAGGAACGGAGCAGGCACCGGCGCCGGCACGGGCGCGGCCGGGGTCGCCTGAAGCGGTTGGGCCGACGGCGCTACCCCAAACAGCGGCGCAAGATCCAGCGCCACCCGGTGGCTGACCAACCTGGCCAGCAGTTGTACCAGGCCGGTGTGATCGTCGGTGCCCCGCTTGTTGATGGACACGGCCAGATGGGCGCGCTCGCCGAGGGTCTCTGTGATCCAGCGCGAGCAGGTACTGGCCGGGCCGAGTTCGACAAAGATCCTGGCCCCGTCGGTGTAGGTCTGCTCGATTAACCGGCGAAAGTCCACCGGCCTGCAGATGCCTCCGGCGACCGCCGGGGCGACCGCCTCCGGGGTGAGGGCGACAGGCGTGTACCCCGACGCACCGCAATAAAACGCGACGCCGGGTACGGGGTGAACCGGCTGGTCGCTCAGACGCAACAGCTCCGGATAAGCGGACTGCATGGCCGGGCAGTGCAGGACGTGGCTGGCCGGGGCGCGAAAACATTCGCAACCCACAGCGGCAATCACCCTGCGGCAAGCCTCTTCCTCGCCGGCAATCACCACCTCCTCGGGGGTATTGACGTGGGTGAGGAAGACGCGCTCTTCGGTTTTGAGCCGCTCGCGCACCCGCTCGGGAGGGGCCATCAGCACATAGGTTCCCCAGCGCACCGCGCCCATGCCATCGCCCCAGAAATTTTCCAGCACCTGCATCGGTCCCGAAAGCACGGTGCGAAACAGCGGCGAAGTGCGCAGGGCGGCGTAGCTGTCCCACCGCTGCCAGGCGCCCAGCGCGTAGAACATGCTCGTCTCCCCCAGGCTGTAGCCGAAGGCGGCCCGGGGTTCGATGCCGAAATACCCGCGCAAAATGGCGGTGTGCAGTACCGCAAAACCGACCCCAGATTCGATCATCGCCACCGGATCTTCCGCCAACTGGGCTTCGAATACCTCCAACTGGCGTCGGCAGAGGCGTTCCAGGCTGCGCGGATAGAGCTGCGCTTCTCTGAGCAACAGACCCGGGTCGTCGGTCAGCCGCTCCAGCGAGCGGTGGCAGTCCGGAAACAGCGGCAGCAGGTCGCGGCCGAGACCCAGGTAGGAGTTGAAAGCGCCGGGGTACACAAAGGCAATGCCCGCCTGCGCCCCGAGGGGCGCGGGGGTGAAGTAGCTGCCCAGCGGCGTCTTCCAATCCCGATTCCCGGCGCGGGCTTCGGGAATACCTTTGCAGGCGCGCTGGATCTCGCGCAGCATTTCGTCCCGGTTGCGCCCGACCAGGGCCAGTACGTAGGGCCTGGAAGGCTGCTCGGCAAACGCCGCAAAGTACCGCCGGGCCATCGCCGCGAGGTCCTCCACCGTTTCGAGCTCACTTTGTACGGCCTGCAGCCGGGCCTCGAACTCCCCCGGGTCCTGCCCCACCAGCAGCAGCAGTTGCAAAGGCATCCGCGCGAGCAGCGGGCTGATGCGCGGCGGCACACCCGGCGCCTCCGCCAGGATGAGGTGGGCGGCCGTTCCGGCTTCGTTTACCTGCAGCCCCGCCCGCCGCGGCCGGTCGATGCGGCTGAGCCACGGCCTCGATTCAGGTAGCGTATAGAATCCGCTATCCTGCCAATCGGCCAGTTGTTCCGGCGCAGGCCACGCCGGGCTGGCGGGCAAAAAGCGGTAGTAAATTGCCAGGGCGGTCTGGATCAGGCTGCTGATCCCGGAGCGCAGGCCACCGTCTTGGCCGCCTCCCAAAGCGTAATGCAAAGGGGAGTCGGCACCTCCGAAAACCTGAGCGAAACCCGCGCCCATCTTGCCGCTGATTTCAGGTAAAACCACCGCCAGATAGTCGATAGCCTCGGGCAGGAGGCCCGCCGACATCAAGGCTTGCCGGCAGGCGGCCACGGCGGCTTGCTCCTCCGGCTCAGCGCCTGCCGGCTGGGGCACCAGGGCGATCGCTTCGAGGACAGCATAGATGCGATCTCGATCGCCAAGGGCCGCAGCCAGGGTCTTCAAGACGACCGCAGCGCTCACAGCGGCAGCGCCGCCGTCCGGGTCGAGCCCTCTGCCTTCACCGATGACCACGGCCTCGACCTGCCCGTCCGTCAGCAACTGGCGGGCCGTTTCGAGGGTTTTGAACGCCGAGGTCTCTTCAGTAATGGTGCAGATGGGACCGACCGAATGGCCGCAGCGGGCAAAGTACTCAGCCATGAAACGAGTACGGATCTCCGGCCCGGCCGGAACCTGCCCGGCGTCCACCGTGAGCAGAACGGCGACGGCTTCCGGTCGCTCGCAAAGCCCGGCATCGTTCAGCGCTCCGAAAACGATGTCCAAACCCGGGCGGCGGCGTTGCGGGGTCTTAGGCGCTGCCGACTTGTGGTCATGCCCGAGGTAGGTGTCGTGGGCAAAGGCGTCCAGGCCCCCCTCGATGTCCATGCCGACCATGGCCAGAGACAGGTGCGTTTGTGTTTCCATCGATTGCACATCCTGGCGATTCAAAATTCCTGGGACAGCGGACGCACCAGCAACTCGCAAACGTTCATCCGCAGCGGTTGGCTCAGCGCGTACAAAATGGCGTTGGCAATGTCCTGCGCCTGCAGCATCCGGGCATCGGGCCCGAAGAACGAGCCTTCTGAAGTAAGCGCTTGTTTGATCTCGGGGTCTTTGACCGAGTTGATGAGTTCGGTATCGACAGCACCCGGCTGGATGTCGGTGACGCGAATGTCGTAACTGAGCACTTCCTTGCGCAGCGCGTCCGAGATGGCGCGCACCGCGAATTTGCTCGCACAGTAGACCGCTCCCCCCGGGAAGGTCAATTGCCCGGCGACCGAGCCGATATTAACGATGTGGCCGTGCCGGCGGGCGATCATGCCGGGCAGCACGGCGTGGGTGACGTAGAGAAGTCCTTTGATGTTGATGTCGACGATCGCGTCCCATTCGTCGACCCGGCCTTTGAGCAGGGGCGAAAGCGGCATCAGCCCGGCGTTGTTGACGAGAATATCCACTCCGCCACTGCCTTCAAGCTCGCGACCGAGGGTTTGCACGGCGGCCCGGTCCGCCACGTTCAGTTCCCGGACCATCGCTTTACCCCCTGTCTGGCGGATTTTAGCGGCCAGGCTTTCGAGCCTATCGAGCCGCCGGGCGGAGAGTACCACTTCGGCCCCCC
Protein-coding sequences here:
- a CDS encoding acyl carrier protein — its product is MSSQSSLKPIVGAALIQEWLKVKLSERLKISTEEIDPEETFSSHGLSSAQALILLAQLEEWLHLHLSPTLFWNYPTLVSFSHRIAEEASSPAQPKPDQGEPRWKR
- a CDS encoding acyltransferase domain-containing protein; amino-acid sequence: METQTHLSLAMVGMDIEGGLDAFAHDTYLGHDHKSAAPKTPQRRRPGLDIVFGALNDAGLCERPEAVAVLLTVDAGQVPAGPEIRTRFMAEYFARCGHSVGPICTITEETSAFKTLETARQLLTDGQVEAVVIGEGRGLDPDGGAAAVSAAVVLKTLAAALGDRDRIYAVLEAIALVPQPAGAEPEEQAAVAACRQALMSAGLLPEAIDYLAVVLPEISGKMGAGFAQVFGGADSPLHYALGGGQDGGLRSGISSLIQTALAIYYRFLPASPAWPAPEQLADWQDSGFYTLPESRPWLSRIDRPRRAGLQVNEAGTAAHLILAEAPGVPPRISPLLARMPLQLLLLVGQDPGEFEARLQAVQSELETVEDLAAMARRYFAAFAEQPSRPYVLALVGRNRDEMLREIQRACKGIPEARAGNRDWKTPLGSYFTPAPLGAQAGIAFVYPGAFNSYLGLGRDLLPLFPDCHRSLERLTDDPGLLLREAQLYPRSLERLCRRQLEVFEAQLAEDPVAMIESGVGFAVLHTAILRGYFGIEPRAAFGYSLGETSMFYALGAWQRWDSYAALRTSPLFRTVLSGPMQVLENFWGDGMGAVRWGTYVLMAPPERVRERLKTEERVFLTHVNTPEEVVIAGEEEACRRVIAAVGCECFRAPASHVLHCPAMQSAYPELLRLSDQPVHPVPGVAFYCGASGYTPVALTPEAVAPAVAGGICRPVDFRRLIEQTYTDGARIFVELGPASTCSRWITETLGERAHLAVSINKRGTDDHTGLVQLLARLVSHRVALDLAPLFGVAPSAQPLQATPAAPVPAPVPAPFLRPRLEHALLLSEAHSSHLQARQEGLQQIGALVQWQIALASRLVAPGPGPDR
- a CDS encoding PfaD family polyunsaturated fatty acid/polyketide biosynthesis protein → MPPSNRLEYLGSCFNPYQFWEGPLESVAFDEEAMRALALDGDRPLYVVKIDERIGMAQSGGPAPTGRGRTATAQLLLKAPPLLPEQLGDDRFRADHGVKYAYATGAMANGIASEEMVIALGRERLLGSFGAAGLVPERIEAAIQRLQQALPTGPYAFNLIHSPSEAAIERGAVDLYLKYGVTTVEASAFMDLTPSIVRYRAAGLSHRGDEIVIGHKIIAKVSRPEVATRFLQPAPHPVLRQLVESGQISELQARLAEQVPMCDDLTVEADSGGHTDNRPLVCLLPAIIALRDEIQERFGYSRPVRVGAAGGIGTPHAVQAALAMGAAYVVTGSVNQACIEAGASRHTKQLLAQADLADVAMAPAADMFELGVKLQVLKRGTLFASRAQKLFELYRTCESLEAIPGPEREKLEKQIFRRPLEAIWRDTVAYFASRDPEQIQRATDNPKRKMALVFRWYLGLSSRWSNAGEPGREADYQIWCGPAMGAFNHWVKNTYLAEPANRSVLDVAWHLMRGAALLQRLEGMRLQGLHFPAAWTQYRPVAGPVQPSRVLEVHR
- a CDS encoding SDR family oxidoreductase; this encodes MAQFKAKRAWITGASSGIGAATALTLAERGAEVVLSARRLDRLESLAAKIRQTGGKAMVRELNVADRAAVQTLGRELEGSGGVDILVNNAGLMPLSPLLKGRVDEWDAIVDINIKGLLYVTHAVLPGMIARRHGHIVNIGSVAGQLTFPGGAVYCASKFAVRAISDALRKEVLSYDIRVTDIQPGAVDTELINSVKDPEIKQALTSEGSFFGPDARMLQAQDIANAILYALSQPLRMNVCELLVRPLSQEF